The proteins below come from a single Micromonas commoda chromosome 8, complete sequence genomic window:
- a CDS encoding predicted protein, with the protein MIIERSPDEIAAKLALMGDKLGHSLLDIRERAIASLNFKLSNDLLTFKDVGSHSGVLRALLDWFGHEDSVPGDERALAMLRRIVEEEPTAAARLQNLGAEAALLEVTDGASRQLAAQIESLVEKIATGGADVAPQEPPSSPPGPEPETANADVPESDDAEEAAEEPPAEETAEAEDSTEVEDSKEEDSKEDAPAEEEEDAPAEEEEDTADEEEDTADEEEDTADEEEETAVEEEEEDAEAAAGEVDDDDPAFIRLDPALKDMFRKNPRLATAYWNIVRTHGLESESSRAAAVAADAAAVAAVGDSRTLETATRGGSLHLRRCRISPRDDARLLELSVRLRHADDPCLLMAALTEFTDCALKDLPPQALLQRPRCLWAVISLARAREGPTAAHNAHRATRGGSPIAPAAVRAAALAALKDFVVAIKGALGHANDGAHAVRLGPRTTTPADPDDVEDILLGGARENSYPPPVPCSDDDDELNDDGVPGRDPLHALPVAHLLAVSVVPLLAEPAVAGDALLVLHETLPLLELTPADRGDDAEALGVVDVEAVATRLGVYATAMERALATASAIASASGEDELLPTGECPAFFPALAMTAVMLAAAGADASAIAARRGKIPARLVTRLETAAIDELLAAAVPGLRKVTLAALDVLGRPSSKAECAAAEAAERATHAAEVAARDDAAAAASRSPSDAARMTMEALPALDFIAEDESEPLAARLIATLLTATASATAAVPEGAEGADAFEERRRLGDGVEDARLATSELLRHVSPAARRGAYAALAAAAEIAMAAEAGGAAAAVSAAARAVMVGPAVTGEIVSGGLADPDTRLNAAKCLDAIACGFGGRAGKSESPLASAAARALLPWLPWLECDLDDDVVGPAAAAAAAAAVRAAPADAWTPLEPLLRGLFHHSARRRAAAATGLARAMGTDAATHGTSGEEDVDASIDGEEGDAEGAAAAAQAEIERQARVDPFGSVVRHADNKFAVDYGEVRASPLAASVFGGKDVGNLVDVMMTHTLGTSVRVVAGDQLSLCAADPSLHKVVCSREVLARLAALAAAALAPEAERVTNDVGVAALKVLATCVRHSREARVFFSEISRASPAEAAQPYGQSSPVLPLVFHPRAAVREHLAVFCAYVVFGKVADLATTHAGLGVVPDPTAMHVPASIARQLRFPVPIRPMDAGALNKARLAASRASSPLEAEGTDRARVRAMLAQRREVRRLGGAAGVLATVERMMYEAGGDARTVGPVARVADATLRWASPASSAMVSLARLAQARSHDDATAACASLRGVLAFGPPGANAILAATWPKRAARLLHTPPRSPEDARLWASLASTLARAMRVATAPAPLDRLAWIAEAVKRAAVPVVRAVAVGGDERFAPGFIASPETFRIRDAKPIVSDPVSHDPDSFNPEERGEMSAASSAAAKAACELAARVLDAAVALSSAATYGGFVDSPEAASAASAAAARVAGLVLCETDLCEAVTETLVADARCEYGARVAAVECVASCARACALASASRTSADAESPPDASGAAADLADIVVEPLLTYCCTARIGADPTGPGAPSSARMDARRRIAEEMAGTVGSRWGALVDAGVEALDATCEAAPGTAWSRAWASTGATFWLARLARDCRASRRASAWRLLSRAASPDARFTCALLATTWPDAPAAGARVALDYTEAPAVRAAACQFVAACLSTTAAADPLTLLQQPVPDVVPLLNGGEIWRGLAEVLVACSGEGAKAGGSPHPYATADADGGSPGLEPAVTDPAAAAALRRGAAAALLACSRLSPVIVGVALSPRAFSGDANFDSNEIPEIDDEAEDNWPPSLAAALRALDPAPWRTCLAAPPPEVLAWANPPAKAAEDAAAAAANVAALVGAIAAANLENLEPAASDLENDRSARAVSTASRLFAAPRIACDTSAVPQMAATLAAAAGALVTRPPPRAGGSPSRLDAPRRASVCRAFARSASGLAAVLAAAPDPGVGDAATNAAWQCVAAAPLSCALILDLAAAGASGSIHRSVVGSAGAGLTVAATSACELLATLFRSPQASAIVMEAAARQGGMGGPVGARLATSLMRLWHAQAVGGGGGGEEQWKTPGAAAAATPHTAVSAALRNVLAYSASAKRAAADAELTATLLRVAARAHRIIAYERRAADAAAELERDLRGYPRTKPVPPPLPPAPRPLAMPADAVLGECVSLLKHVLYCSPSATAAAAEDDETMGAFASAATADRDGRSETASATGHAAAAARADAMAHGAMPAMHALWRHAVSDRHLCHELMGLAANLMAGNDDAKRMCVEDVDAGDGGKPISFAERMLRLAFRNTSPAATTRLALAPLAALAGQPDARRWLLRSQFLPKTMEQFAAAVGKRDAQRQVAAIRALADVAGGGGDDGRREVLRAGGGELMQLILEVLASAGVAGHRINDDEDDDIDVILKLPGLAGPDAPKNSVFQTQLPVAALEALLLLRNLCFHTEAKAHVTANPRALDALVAAAGASDPGARAAAADALLALTHNGQRISTLLRKGRRPARLRRFAARASKAVAAGTSGRARADVHAAKCLDVLVREVLRIGDAGDDAFGHSPDSTLLDISEADVRGIGREPSDGLAIGPAWVH; encoded by the coding sequence ATGATCATAGAGCGGTCCCCCGACGAAATCGCCGCCAAGCTGGCGCTCATGGGCGACAAGCTCGGCCACTCGCTACTGGAcattcgcgagcgcgccatcgcgtcgctgaaCTTCAAGCTCAGCAACGACCTGCTGACCTTCAAGGACGTCGGCTCGCACTCGGGCGTGCTCAGAGCGCTGCTCGATTGGTTCGGCCACGAGGACTCCGTGCCTGGCGACGAGCGGGCGCTCGCCATGCTCCGCCGCATTGTCGAGGAGGaacccaccgccgcggccaggcTCCagaacctcggcgcggaggccgcgctgctcgaggtCACCGACGGCGCTTCCAggcagctcgccgcgcagatcGAATCCCTCGTCGAGAAGATCGCGACGggaggcgccgacgtcgcgccccaGGAGCcgccctcatcgccgcccgGGCCCGAACCAgagacggcgaacgcggacgtCCCCGAATCAGACGACGcagaggaggcggcggaggaaccGCCCGCTGAGGAgaccgccgaggctgaggactCCACAGAGGTTGAGGATTCGAAGGAGGAGGATTCAAAGGaggacgcccccgcggaggaggaggaggacgcccccgcggaggaggaggaggatacCGCGGATGAAGAGGAGGATACCGCGGATGAAGAGGAGGATACCGCGGATGAAGAGGAGGAGAcagcggtggaggaggaggaggaggacgccgaggccgccgccggcgaagtcgacgacgacgaccccgcgTTCATCAGACTCGACCCGGCGCTCAAGGACATGTTCCGCAAGAACCCGcggctcgccaccgcgtacTGGAACATCGTCCGCACGCACGGTCTCGAGTCCGAGTCgagccgagccgccgccgtcgccgcggatgccgccgccgtcgccgccgtcggagacTCGCGAACgctggagacggcgacgcgcggggggagcCTTCACCTGCGCCGGTGCCGGatctcgccgcgcgacgacgcgcggctcCTCGAGCTCTCCGTCAGGCTGCGGCACGCGGACGATCCGTGCCTGCTCatggcggcgctgacggagtTTACCGATTGCGCGCTGAAGGATCTCCCGCCGCAGGCGCTGCTTCAGCGGCCGAGGTGCCTCTGGGCGGTcatctcgctcgcgcgcgccagggagggccccaccgcggcgcacaaCGCGCacagggcgacgcgcggcggatcacccatcgcccccgcggcggttcgcgccgcggcgctcgccgcgctgaaggatttcgtcgtcgcgatcaaGGGTGCGTTGGGtcacgcgaacgacggcgcccaCGCGGTTCGTCTCGGTccccgaacgacgacgccggccgaCCCGGATGACGTCGAGGACATACTgctcggtggcgcgcgcgagaacAGCTATCCGCCGCCGGTTCCCtgctccgacgacgacgacgaattaaacgacgacggcgttcCGGGCCGGGACCCGCTTCACGCGCTGCCCGTCgcgcacctcctcgccgtctccgtcgttCCCCTGCTCGCGGaaccggcggtggcgggcgacgccctcctcgtgcTCCATGAGACGTTGCCGCTGCTCGAGCTCACCCCcgcggaccgcggcgacgacgccgaggctttaggcgtcgtcgacgtcgaggcggtggcgacccGTCTCGGGGTgtacgcgacggcgatggagcgggcgttggcgacggcgagcgcgatcgcctcggcgagcggcgaggacgagttGCTCCCCACGGGCGAGTGCCCGGCGTTCTtcccggcgctcgccatgACGGCGGtgatgctcgccgccgcgggcgcggatgcgtcggcgatcgcggcgcggcgggggaagaTCCCGGCTCGCCTGGTGACGCGCttggagacggcggcgattgacgagctgctggcggcggcggttcccgGGCTTCGTAAGGTGACGCTGGCGGCGTTGGACGTCCTGGGCAGGCCATCGTCTAAGGCcgagtgcgcggcggcggaggctgccgagcgcgcgacgcacgccgcggaggttgcggcgagggacgacgccgccgccgcagcgtCGCGGTccccgagcgacgccgcgaggatgacgaTGGAGGCGCTCCCGGCGCTGGACTTTATCGCCGAGGACGAATCGgagcccctcgccgcgcggctcatcgcgacgctcctcaccgcgacggcgtccgcgacggcggcggtgcccgagggtgccgagggcgccgacgcctttGAGGAGCGGAGGCGtctgggcgacggcgtcgaggacgcgaggtTGGCCACGTCGGAGCTCCTGCGGCACGTCTCCCccgcggctcgtcgcggcgcgtacgcggctctggcggcggcggccgagatcgccatggcggcggaggcgggcggcgcggcggcggccgtgtCCGCGGCTGCCCGCGCCGTGATGGTCGGCCCCGCGGTGACGGGTGAAATCGTCTccggcggcctcgccgatCCGGATACCCGGCTCAACGCGGCCAAGtgcctcgacgccatcgcgtgcGGATttggcggccgcgcgggtaAGTCCGAGTCGCCgctggcgtccgccgccgccagggcgCTGCTCCCGTGGCTCCCGTGGCTCGAGTGcgacctggacgacgacgtcgtgggaccggcggcggcggcggcggcggcggcggcggttcgagCGGCGCCAGCCGACGCGTGGACCCCGCTCGAgcccctcctccgcggacttTTTCACCATtccgcgaggcgacgggccgcggcggcgacgggactcgcgcgcgccatgggtacggacgccgccacccACGGAACCtccggggaggaggacgtggaTGCTTCAATtgacggggaggagggcgacgcggagggcgccgcggctgctgCTCAGGCCGAAATTGAGCGACAGGCGCGGGTCGACCCCTTCGGCTCCGTCGTGCGACACGCGGATAACAAGTTTGCGGTTGATTACGGCGAagtgcgcgcgtcgcccctcgcggcttcGGTGTTTGGCGGTAAGGACGTCGGAAACCTCGTGGATGTGATGATGACGCACACCCTCGGTACGtccgtgcgcgtcgtcgcgggcgatcAGCTGTCGCTGTGCGCCGCGGATCCGAGCCTCCACAAAGTCGTCTGCtcgcgcgaggtgctcgcgaggctcgccgcgctcgccgccgccgcgctggcgccggaggcggagcgcgtgaCGAACGacgtgggcgtcgcggcgctcaaggtgCTCGCGACGTGCGTCAGGCAcagccgcgaggcgcgcgtgtTCTTCTCGGAGATTTCGCGCGCATCTCCCGCGGAGGCCGCGCAGCCTTACGGAcagtcgtcgccggtgcTGCCGCTGGTGTTCCATCCCAgggccgccgtccgcgagcacctcgcggtgTTTTGCGCGTACGTCGTCTTTGGAAAGGTggcggacctcgcgacgacgcacgccgGGCTCGGGGTGGTGCCCGACCCGACCGCCATGCACGtgcccgcgtccatcgcgagaCAGCTCAGGTTCCCGGTTCCGATTAGAccgatggacgcgggggCTCTTAATAAGGCCAGGTTGGCGGCGTcaagggcgtcgtcgccgctcgaggctgaggggaccgaccgcgcgcgcgtccgcgccatGCTCGCGCAGAGGCGCGAGGTTCGcaggctcggcggcgccgcgggggtgctgGCCACCGTCGAGCGCATGATGtacgaagccggcggcgacgctcgaaCGGTGGGccccgtcgcgagggtcgccGACGCAACGCTCCGCTGGGCGTCCCCagcgtcgtccgcgatggtgtccctcgcgaggctggcgcaggcgcggtcgcacgacgacgccaccgccgcgtgcgcgtccctccgcggcgtcctcgcctttggcccgcccggcgccaacgcgattctcgccgcgacgtggcCGAAACGTGCGGCGAGGCTGCTTcacaccccgccgcggtcgcccgaGGACGCCAGGCTGTGGGCGTCGCTCGCttcgaccctcgcgcgggcgatgcgcgtcgcgaccgccccggcgccgctcgaccgcctcgcgtggatcgccgaggcggtcaaacgcgcggcggtgcccgtcgtccgcgccgtcgccgtcggaggcgacgagcggttcgcgcccggtttcatcgcgtcgccggagacgttTCGAATCCGAGACGCGAAACCCATCGTTTCCGACCCCGTTTCTCACGACCCCGATTCTTTCAaccccgaggagcgcggggagatgtccgcggcgtcgtcagccgccgccaaggctgcctgcgagctcgccgcgcgtgttctcgacgccgccgtggcgttgagctcggcggcgacgtacggcgggttcgtcgactctcccgaggcggcgtcggcggcgtcggcggcggcggcgagggtcgccGGGTTGGTCCTGTGCGAGACGGACCTGTGCGAGGCGGTCACCGagacgctcgtcgcggacgcgcggtgcgagtacggcgcgcgcgtcgccgcggtcgagtgcgtcgcgagctgcgccagGGCttgcgcgctcgcgtcggcgtcgagaacATCCGCGGATGCGGAATCCCCTCCGGATGCgtccggagccgccgcggatctcgcggacatcgtcgtcgagcccctGCTCACCTACTGCtgcaccgcgcgcatcgGCGCGGACCCCACGGGGCCTGgcgcgccatcctcggcgcggatggacgcgcggagacgaatcgcggaggagatggcTGGGACGGTTGGCTCGCGGTGGggcgcgctggtggacgccggcgtcgaagccttggacgcgacgtgcgaAGCGGCGCCCGGTACCGCTTGGTCCAGGGCGTGGGCGTCCACGGGCGCCACGTTTTGGCTCGCGCGACTGGCGCGGGACTGCCGCGCCAGCCgcagggcgagcgcgtggaggcTGCTCTCCCGAGCGgcctcgcccgacgcgaggtTCACGTGCGCGCtgttggcgacgacgtggccagacgctcccgccgcgggcgccagggTGGCGCTGGACTACAccgaggcgccggcggttcgagccgcggcgtgccAGTTCGTGGCGGCGTGCCtgtccaccaccgccgcggcggacccgctgACGCTGCTGCAGCAGCCGGTGCCGGACGTCGTGCCGCTGCTCAACGGCGGGGAGATTTGGCGAGGCTTGGCGGAGGTTCTCGTCGCGTGctcgggcgagggcgcaAAGGCGGGCGGGTCCCCCCACCCGTacgcgaccgccgacgcggacggcgggaGCCCGGGGTTGGAACCGGCGGTCACcgacccggccgccgcggcggcgctccgtcgcggcgccgccgcggcgctcctcgcgtgCTCGCGCCTCTCGCCGGTCATCGTCGGAGTCGCCttgtcgccgcgagcattTTCGGGCGATGCGAATTTCGATTCGAATGAAATCCCGGAAATTGACGACGAAGCTGAGGACAACTGGCCgccctcgctcgccgccgcgctccgcgccctcgacccCGCACCTTGGCGCACGTGCCTCGCGGCTCCCCCtcccgaggtgctcgcgtgggcgaacccgcccgcgaaagccgcggaggacgccgcggcggctgcggcgaacgtcgcggcgctcgtgggcgcgatcgccgcggcaaACCTCGAAAACCTCGAGCCGGCCGCGTCCGACCTCGAGAACGATCGATCCGCACGGGCCGTGAGTACGGCATCGCGGttgttcgccgcgccgaggatcgCGTGCGACACCAGCGCCGTGCCgcagatggcggcgacgctcgccgccgccgcgggggcgctggtgactcgcccgccgcccagAGCCGGCGGGTCGCCCAGTCGACTCGACGCGCCGAGACGAGCGTCGGTGTGCCGAGCCttcgcgaggtccgcgagcggactcgcggcggtcctcgcggcggcacccGACCCGGGAGTGGGCGAtgccgcgacgaacgccgcgtggcagtgcgtcgcggcggctccgctGTCCTGCGCTCTCATCctggacctcgccgccgcgggggcgtctgGATCGATACACCGGAGCGTCGTcgggtccgcgggggcgggtctCACGGTCGCCGCCACGTCGGCGTGtgagctcctcgcgacgctctTTCGCTCGCCccaggcgtcggcgatcgtcATGGAAGCTGCGGCGAGGCAGGGCGGGATGGGCGgtcccgtcggcgcgaggctggcgacgtCGCTCATGCGACTGTGGCACGCGcaagccgtcggcggcggcggcggcggtgaagagcAGTGGAAAacacccggcgccgccgccgccgccacgccgcaCACCGCGGTatccgccgcgctcaggAACGTCCTGGCTtacagcgcgagcgccaagCGAGCCGCAgcggacgcggagctcacggcgacgctgcttcgcgtcgccgcgcgcgcgcaccgcatCATCGCGtacgaacgacgcgcggcggacgccgccgccgagttggAACGCGATCTCCGGGGATACCCCCGGACCAAACCGGTCCCACCGCCgctgccccccgcgcccaggcCGCTCGCCatgcccgcggacgccgtcctcggcgagtgcgTCTCCCTGCTCAAGCACGTGTTGTACTGCTCCCCcagcgccacggcggcggcggcggaggatgacgagacgatgggcgcgtttgcttcggcggcgacggcggatcgcgacgggcgaaGCGAGACGGCTTCCGCGACTGgccacgcggcggctgcggcgcgcgccgacgccatggcgcacggcgcgatgCCGGCGATGCACGCGCTGTGGCGTCACGCGGTGAGCGACAGGCACCTGTGCCACGAGCTCATGGGGTTAGCCGCGAACTTGATGGCTggcaacgacgacgccaagcgGATGTGCGTCGAGGAtgtcgacgcgggcgacgggggcaaGCCCATCTCGTTCGCCGAGCGCATGCTCCGCCTCGCCTTTCGCAACAccagcccggcggcgacgacgcgactggcgctcgcgcccctcgcggcgctcgcgggccaACCCGACGCCAGGCGGTGGCTTTTGCGCTCGCAGTTTCTCCCCAAGACGATGGAGCaattcgcggcggcggttggtAAGCGGGACGCGCAGAGGCAGGTTGCGGCTAttcgcgcgctggcggacgtggcgggcggcgggggcgacgacggccgacgcgaggtgctccgcgcgggcggcggcgagctcatgCAGCTCATCCTGGAGGTtctcgcctcggcgggcgtcgcgggacaCAGGataaacgacgacgaggatgacgacatCGACGTCATCCTCAAGCTGCCCGGGCTCGCCGGGCCAGACGCGCCTAAAAATTCCGTGTTTCAGACGCAGCTCCCGGttgcggcgctcgaggcgctcctcctgCTCCGCAACCTCTGCTTCCAcaccgaggccaaggcgcacGTCACCGCGAACCCGagggcgctcgacgcgctcgtcgccgccgctggcgcGTCCGATCCCGGAGCGagggcagccgccgcggatgcgctcctcgcgctgaccCACAACGGCCAGAGGATTTCCACGCTGCTTCGCAAGGGAaggagacccgcgcggctgcgacggttcgcggcgcgggcgtccaaggcggtcgccgccgggacgagcggacgcgcgcgggcggacgTGCACGCCGCCAAGTGCCTCGACGTGTTGGTGCGCGAGGTGCTACGCATcggggacgccggcgacgacgcgtttggCCATTCTCCGGATTCGACGCTGCTGGACATCTCCGAGGCGGACGTACGGGGGATCGGGCGCGAGCCCAGCGACGGCCTGGCGATCGGACCCGCGTGGGTGCACTAG